Proteins co-encoded in one Pseudarthrobacter chlorophenolicus A6 genomic window:
- a CDS encoding ABC transporter substrate-binding protein, with amino-acid sequence MTVLPQGREISRRRLLQFGTAAGFLLGTGSLAGCAGPTGLPGPSTLTLALNRSLVSLDNKLNQFDAAVTVQRSVRQGLTAIGPETKPVLVLAERFEMTGPTEWTVTLREGIRYSDGSPVQIEDVATALKMYKQVQGSFVAGFFPEFPEVVPVDNRTFKMVSKNPVPILDSLMSMILITPAAQNKPEELQEGVGTGPYKVTKFNRGAGTYSLARNENYWGPAPEIENVEVRFLPEESSRVIALRSGEVDIIDSITPDSREQLAGLPGVQLAEASSLRLNQIFYNFRKPAGHPLADVRVREALSWAIDGESLVKDVLVDSVSAAEGVTPGSLTGYHKTGTYTYDPEKAKARLAELGVKDLTLKIIWETGEFASDTSVMEALVEMFGKIGVKTELQQFEPGGNILAWRQGKQGDWDLLGNGFSSPTGLAITMMQGMYAGTPEKEKTRDTYQGYVIPEVQAKIQAASSEVDATRRQELLADAQQAIWDTWPCAWAFVPKSVLAHRNRVSGINLAPTNSYPLVDARLEA; translated from the coding sequence ATGACCGTTCTTCCTCAAGGACGTGAGATTTCCCGCCGCCGCCTGCTGCAGTTCGGCACGGCCGCAGGGTTTCTGCTGGGCACCGGCAGCCTGGCCGGCTGCGCCGGTCCCACCGGCCTCCCCGGACCCAGCACCCTGACCCTGGCCCTGAACCGCTCCCTGGTCAGCCTGGACAACAAGCTCAACCAGTTCGATGCCGCCGTCACCGTACAGCGCTCCGTCCGCCAGGGCCTCACCGCCATCGGCCCCGAAACCAAGCCCGTCCTGGTGCTGGCCGAACGCTTCGAAATGACCGGCCCCACCGAATGGACCGTCACCCTCCGCGAAGGCATCCGCTACTCGGACGGCAGCCCCGTGCAGATCGAGGATGTGGCCACCGCCCTGAAGATGTACAAGCAGGTGCAGGGCTCCTTCGTAGCAGGCTTCTTCCCCGAATTCCCCGAGGTTGTCCCCGTGGACAACCGCACGTTCAAGATGGTGTCCAAGAACCCCGTCCCCATCCTGGACAGCCTCATGAGCATGATCCTGATTACCCCGGCCGCACAGAACAAGCCGGAGGAACTCCAGGAAGGCGTGGGCACCGGCCCCTACAAGGTCACCAAGTTCAACCGCGGCGCCGGCACCTACAGCCTGGCACGCAACGAGAACTACTGGGGCCCGGCGCCGGAGATCGAGAACGTGGAAGTCCGGTTCCTCCCCGAGGAATCCAGCCGCGTCATCGCCCTGCGCAGCGGCGAGGTGGACATCATCGACTCCATCACCCCGGACTCCCGCGAACAGCTGGCCGGCCTCCCCGGCGTCCAGCTGGCCGAGGCGTCCAGCCTGCGGCTCAACCAGATCTTCTACAACTTCCGCAAGCCCGCCGGCCACCCCCTGGCCGATGTCCGCGTCCGTGAAGCCCTCAGCTGGGCCATCGACGGCGAATCCCTGGTCAAGGACGTGCTGGTGGACTCCGTCAGCGCCGCCGAGGGCGTCACGCCCGGCAGCCTCACCGGCTACCACAAGACCGGCACCTACACCTACGATCCGGAGAAGGCCAAGGCCCGGCTCGCCGAGCTCGGCGTCAAGGACCTCACCCTGAAGATCATCTGGGAAACCGGAGAATTTGCCTCCGACACCTCCGTGATGGAAGCCCTGGTGGAAATGTTCGGCAAGATCGGCGTCAAAACCGAACTCCAGCAGTTCGAACCCGGCGGCAACATCCTGGCCTGGCGCCAGGGCAAGCAGGGCGACTGGGACCTGCTGGGCAACGGCTTCTCCAGCCCCACCGGCCTGGCCATCACCATGATGCAGGGCATGTACGCCGGCACCCCGGAGAAGGAAAAGACCCGCGACACCTACCAGGGCTACGTCATCCCCGAGGTGCAGGCCAAGATCCAGGCCGCCTCCTCCGAGGTGGACGCCACCCGCCGGCAGGAACTGCTGGCCGACGCGCAGCAGGCCATCTGGGACACCTGGCCCTGCGCCTGGGCGTTCGTGCCCAAGTCCGTCTTGGCCCACCGGAACCGGGTCTCCGGCATCAACCTGGCACCCACCAACTCCTACCCGCTCGTCGACGCACGGCTGGAGGCCTAA
- a CDS encoding ABC transporter permease: MTNYILKRLGQGLLTVFLTVSTVFILIRMAPGDPAVSYAGPLATTEQLDAVREQFGLNKPLLEQYWIFIQQLVTGNLGQSYSFQAPAMQVVFERMPYTLTLATAAILLTAVVAIPLGVWMSRRPDTGREFGVNVLTIAGQSMPDFWTGIMLLTGFAVLIPIFPASGFATWGGLVLPTITIAILQIALISRMVRREMTNNFAAPYLTVARSRGVRSSLLTWRYAMGNSAIPVFTALGTRFAAMLNGVVVVEVVFAWPGVGSLIVRALETRDYPLIQATVLITALLAVGVQLLIDLAYPLLDPRVRLGKAAAA, from the coding sequence ATGACGAACTACATCCTCAAACGCCTGGGACAGGGCCTGCTCACCGTGTTCCTCACGGTGTCCACCGTGTTCATCCTGATCCGCATGGCCCCGGGCGATCCCGCCGTCTCCTACGCCGGCCCGCTGGCCACCACCGAACAGCTGGACGCCGTCCGCGAACAGTTCGGCCTGAACAAGCCGCTGCTGGAGCAGTACTGGATCTTCATCCAGCAGCTGGTCACCGGCAACCTGGGCCAGTCCTACTCGTTCCAGGCCCCCGCCATGCAGGTGGTCTTCGAACGCATGCCGTACACCCTCACCCTGGCAACGGCCGCCATCCTGCTGACCGCCGTCGTCGCCATTCCCCTGGGCGTGTGGATGTCCCGCCGCCCGGACACCGGCCGCGAATTCGGCGTCAACGTCCTCACCATCGCCGGGCAGTCCATGCCGGACTTCTGGACCGGCATCATGCTGCTCACCGGCTTCGCCGTGCTGATCCCCATCTTCCCGGCCTCCGGCTTCGCCACCTGGGGCGGGCTGGTGCTCCCCACCATCACCATCGCCATCCTGCAGATCGCCCTGATCTCCCGCATGGTGCGCCGCGAAATGACCAACAACTTCGCCGCCCCGTACCTCACGGTGGCCCGGTCCCGCGGCGTCCGCAGCTCCTTGCTTACCTGGCGCTACGCCATGGGCAACTCCGCCATCCCCGTTTTCACCGCCCTGGGCACCCGGTTCGCCGCGATGCTCAACGGCGTGGTGGTGGTGGAAGTGGTGTTCGCCTGGCCCGGCGTCGGTTCCCTCATTGTCCGGGCGCTCGAAACCCGCGACTACCCCCTCATCCAGGCCACGGTCCTGATCACCGCGCTCCTGGCGGTGGGCGTCCAGCTGCTCATCGACCTCGCCTACCCGCTCCTTGATCCCCGCGTTCGTCTTGGAAAGGCGGCAGCAGCATGA
- a CDS encoding ABC transporter permease codes for MSLETATPAPGTPGAGTPARQPSPSAVTKADIAKAGATRRRKSAQLKLIIGTVCTLLVIIPIILAQVLPLPDANFQDLGARRLPPLTDGHLFGTDQLGRDLLSRVLHGGQVSLTIGLLAVLVSGAIGVILGAAAGYFGGWVDTIVSRVLEAQMSLPLLMMLLLVVALFGPSIPVITFVIAIAQWPEVARLTRSMVLVEREKPYVSAARILGLHRIQILIQHIIPNVIKQATLVVLLLLAQAVLLESALSFLGAGPQRPFATWGRIISDGQDYITTSWWMVTLPGLVIVLMVVGVNLLGDGLRDRPRRKKKGA; via the coding sequence ATGAGCCTCGAAACAGCAACCCCCGCCCCGGGCACGCCGGGCGCCGGCACCCCGGCCCGGCAGCCCAGCCCCAGCGCCGTCACCAAGGCGGACATCGCCAAGGCAGGCGCCACCCGGCGTCGTAAATCCGCCCAGCTGAAGCTCATCATCGGCACCGTCTGCACCCTGCTGGTGATCATCCCCATCATCCTGGCCCAGGTGCTCCCGCTGCCGGACGCCAACTTCCAGGACCTCGGCGCCCGGCGCCTGCCGCCGCTCACCGACGGGCACCTGTTCGGCACCGACCAGCTGGGCCGCGACCTGCTCTCCCGCGTGCTGCACGGCGGTCAGGTCTCGCTGACCATCGGCCTGCTGGCCGTCCTGGTCTCCGGTGCCATCGGCGTGATCCTCGGCGCGGCCGCCGGCTACTTCGGCGGCTGGGTGGACACCATCGTCTCCCGCGTCCTCGAAGCCCAGATGTCCCTGCCGCTGCTCATGATGCTGCTGCTGGTGGTGGCCCTGTTCGGCCCCTCCATCCCCGTGATCACGTTCGTGATCGCCATTGCCCAATGGCCCGAAGTTGCCCGCCTCACCCGCTCCATGGTGCTGGTGGAACGCGAAAAGCCGTACGTCTCCGCCGCCCGGATTTTGGGCCTGCACCGCATCCAGATCCTCATCCAGCACATCATCCCCAACGTCATCAAGCAGGCAACCCTGGTGGTCCTCCTCCTGCTGGCCCAGGCCGTGCTGCTCGAATCCGCGTTGTCCTTCCTGGGTGCCGGCCCGCAGCGGCCCTTCGCCACCTGGGGCCGCATCATCTCCGACGGCCAGGACTACATCACCACCTCCTGGTGGATGGTCACCCTGCCCGGCCTGGTAATCGTGCTCATGGTGGTGGGCGTCAACCTGCTGGGCGACGGCCTCCGCGACCGTCCCCGCCGCAAGAAGAAGGGTGCCTGA
- a CDS encoding ABC transporter ATP-binding protein, translating to MTASAETQPASPNSPKSAEQPLLEVRDFQVELITDTAIIRAVDAVSFTIHRGETVTIIGESGSGKSTTAMGILRLLPEDLAVLSGTVVIDGVDISADPKAINKVRGKTLALIPQDPMTALSPVHSIGGQLFEAIKIAGAASGKDKAALQARAVRLLEQVHIPTPEVQLKKYPHQLSGGMLQRVLIAIALASEPQLLVADEPTSALDVTVQGGILDLLLELQEQRGIGILMITHDLGVARLISDRIHVMKDGAFVESGDVQQIVDHPATEYTQTLLAAVPVLGPWDETPTASGRRAAGATSTTTDPALTETGAKP from the coding sequence ATGACTGCCTCAGCTGAGACCCAGCCCGCTTCCCCGAATTCCCCCAAGTCCGCCGAGCAGCCGCTGCTGGAGGTCCGCGACTTCCAGGTGGAACTCATCACGGACACCGCCATCATCCGCGCCGTGGACGCCGTCAGCTTCACCATCCACCGCGGCGAAACGGTCACCATCATCGGCGAGTCCGGCTCCGGCAAATCCACGACGGCGATGGGCATCCTCCGCCTGCTGCCCGAGGACCTGGCGGTACTGTCCGGCACCGTGGTGATTGACGGCGTCGACATCTCCGCCGATCCCAAGGCCATCAACAAGGTGCGCGGCAAGACCCTGGCGCTCATCCCGCAGGACCCCATGACGGCGCTGAGCCCGGTCCACTCGATCGGCGGCCAGCTGTTCGAAGCCATCAAGATCGCCGGCGCCGCGTCCGGCAAAGACAAGGCGGCGCTGCAGGCCCGGGCCGTGCGGCTGCTGGAGCAGGTGCACATTCCCACCCCCGAGGTGCAGCTCAAGAAGTACCCGCACCAGCTCTCCGGCGGCATGCTGCAGCGCGTGCTGATCGCCATCGCACTGGCGTCCGAGCCGCAGCTGCTGGTGGCGGACGAGCCCACCTCCGCCCTGGACGTCACCGTGCAGGGCGGCATCCTGGACCTGCTGCTGGAACTGCAGGAACAGCGCGGCATCGGCATCCTGATGATCACGCACGACCTCGGCGTCGCCCGGCTCATCTCGGACCGCATCCACGTGATGAAGGACGGCGCGTTCGTGGAATCCGGCGACGTCCAGCAGATTGTGGACCACCCCGCCACCGAATACACGCAGACCCTGCTGGCCGCCGTGCCCGTGCTCGGGCCGTGGGACGAA